The window TTTCCTTGGGATGATTGGAAAGAAGAATACCGTCTGGCCGATAGCATCGACATGCGCATCATGGAATGGACGTTGGATCAATCTGACCTCTATGACAATCCGTTGATGACCCAAGATGGTCAGAAAACCATTCGAGAGCTATGCGACAAATACCGCATCAGCATCCCCAATCTGACGGGTGATTGCTTCATGCAGGCTCCGTTCTGGAAAGCCGAAACTACGCAACAAAAAGACAGCCTACTGAAGGACTTTGAAGCAGTTAGCATTGCCTGTAGCAAAGTAGGCATTCGCAACATCGTTGTCCCATTGGTCGATAACGGCAGCCTTGACAGCCCGGAGCAGCAAGATTGCCTGATCGCGGAACTATTGAAACGCTCAGAGATGTTCAAGCAATTGAATGTCACCATTCTCTTTGAAAGTGATTTCAAACCGGGTGATTTGGCTCAATTCATCAAAAAGCTGCCGGTTCCGACCTTTGGCATCAATTATGACAGCGGCAACAGCGCAGCACTTGGAT is drawn from Cohaesibacter gelatinilyticus and contains these coding sequences:
- a CDS encoding sugar phosphate isomerase/epimerase family protein, with product MIQAFPWDDWKEEYRLADSIDMRIMEWTLDQSDLYDNPLMTQDGQKTIRELCDKYRISIPNLTGDCFMQAPFWKAETTQQKDSLLKDFEAVSIACSKVGIRNIVVPLVDNGSLDSPEQQDCLIAELLKRSEMFKQLNVTILFESDFKPGDLAQFIKKLPVPTFGINYDSGNSAALGFDVEEEWAAYSDRIINLHIKDREYQGTTVPLGTGATNFSALFSCMKNARYEGYIILQTARATDGNHLGAIQSYRDFVSQGLDLKA